A genome region from Yoonia vestfoldensis includes the following:
- a CDS encoding ABC transporter ATP-binding protein — MFRFFEDLVDPYTAYQETDTPPQRLFAFLRAYAEPFRVVFWVTGALSVVVAAVEIWLISYLGRLIDILQSGTPSEVWAQSGAELILVALFILTLRPAVHVLQVMLLNNTILPNFGTLVRWRAHRHVLRQSVGWFEDDFAGRIANRIMQTPPAAGEVVFQLFDAITFAIAYIIGAIILLGDADMRLILPLLVWLIPYLFLLRWVVRRIGPASEASSNARSVVTGRVVDSYTNIHSVKMFAHHDTEIAYAKDAIENARRTFQHEMRLYTLMDVVLMVLNGVLIVGVVGWAIWLWGGGTATLGVVAVATSLTLRLNAMSGWIMWAISNFFRELGVVAEGMQTIAQPVTLLDRTCNELQVTGGAVTISDLSHHYGRDKGGLDRINLQIAPGEKVGLVGQSGAGKSTLVKLLLRFYDIEQGSIAIDGQDIAKVKQDSLRRAIGMVQQDSSLLHRSVRENILYGNPGATEDQMIAAARQAEAHDFILRLQDSEGNQGYAARVGERGVKLSGGQRQRIALARVMLKDAPILLLDEATSALDSEVEAAIQQTLYGMMAGKTVIAIAHRLSTIAQMDRIIVMDQGRIIEDGTHDALLAQGGQYARFWARQSGGFLGQDSS, encoded by the coding sequence ATGTTCCGGTTTTTCGAAGACCTGGTCGATCCCTATACAGCGTATCAGGAGACCGACACGCCGCCACAGCGGCTCTTTGCATTTCTGCGCGCCTATGCAGAACCGTTCCGCGTGGTTTTCTGGGTTACGGGGGCGCTGTCTGTCGTTGTGGCGGCGGTGGAAATCTGGCTGATTTCCTATCTGGGGCGGCTGATCGACATTCTGCAAAGCGGCACCCCGTCCGAGGTCTGGGCGCAAAGCGGGGCCGAACTGATCCTTGTGGCGCTGTTCATCCTGACCTTGCGCCCTGCGGTGCATGTGTTGCAGGTCATGCTGCTGAACAACACGATCCTGCCCAATTTTGGCACTTTGGTCCGCTGGCGGGCGCATCGCCATGTGCTGCGCCAGTCTGTCGGCTGGTTCGAGGATGATTTCGCCGGCCGCATCGCCAACCGCATCATGCAGACCCCGCCCGCCGCGGGCGAGGTGGTGTTCCAGCTGTTTGACGCGATCACCTTTGCCATTGCCTATATCATCGGGGCGATCATCCTGTTGGGCGATGCCGATATGCGGCTGATCCTGCCTTTGCTGGTCTGGCTGATCCCCTATCTGTTCCTGCTGCGCTGGGTCGTGCGCCGGATCGGCCCCGCATCCGAGGCATCGTCGAACGCGCGCAGCGTGGTCACGGGGCGTGTCGTAGACAGCTATACCAATATCCATTCGGTCAAGATGTTCGCGCATCACGACACCGAGATCGCCTATGCCAAGGACGCGATCGAAAACGCGCGCCGGACGTTCCAGCATGAAATGCGGCTTTATACATTGATGGATGTGGTGCTGATGGTGCTGAACGGCGTGTTGATCGTGGGTGTCGTTGGCTGGGCGATCTGGTTGTGGGGGGGTGGCACGGCCACGTTGGGTGTGGTTGCGGTGGCGACATCGCTGACCCTGCGGCTGAATGCGATGTCGGGCTGGATCATGTGGGCGATCAGCAACTTTTTCCGCGAACTTGGCGTGGTGGCCGAAGGGATGCAGACCATCGCGCAGCCCGTCACACTGCTGGACCGGACCTGCAATGAATTGCAGGTGACGGGTGGGGCCGTCACGATCAGTGATCTGTCGCATCATTATGGCCGCGACAAAGGCGGGCTGGACCGGATCAATCTGCAGATCGCGCCGGGTGAAAAGGTCGGGCTTGTGGGCCAGTCGGGCGCGGGCAAATCCACCTTGGTCAAACTGCTGTTGCGGTTCTATGACATCGAACAAGGCAGCATCGCCATCGACGGACAGGACATCGCCAAGGTCAAGCAAGACAGCCTGCGCCGCGCCATTGGCATGGTGCAGCAGGATTCCTCGCTCTTGCATCGCTCGGTGCGCGAAAACATCCTTTATGGCAATCCGGGTGCCACCGAGGATCAGATGATCGCCGCTGCCCGTCAGGCCGAGGCGCATGATTTCATCCTGCGTCTGCAGGATAGCGAGGGCAACCAAGGCTATGCCGCGCGCGTGGGCGAACGCGGTGTCAAGCTGTCGGGTGGCCAGCGCCAGCGGATCGCGCTTGCACGCGTGATGTTGAAGGATGCACCGATCTTGCTGTTGGACGAAGCGACCAGTGCGCTAGATAGCGAGGTAGAGGCCGCCATCCAGCAGACGCTTTACGGGATGATGGCGGGCAAGACGGTGATCGCGATCGCGCACCGGCTTTCGACAATCGCGCAGATGGACAGGATCATCGTCATGGACCAAGGCCGCATCATCGAGGATGGCACGCATGACGCGTTACTGGCGCAGGGCGGCCAATATGCGCGGTTCTGGGCGCGCCAATCGGGCGGGTTTCTGGGGCAGGATTCATCGTGA
- a CDS encoding L,D-transpeptidase family protein, with protein MMIGAAAGVAGCSAVTEPDIPTYFGPDVTRIQVFKEQRKMQLLHHNSLLRQYDVALGFNPREHKQQEGDGRTPEGAYLINRQNPNSRFHLSIGISYPNADDVARARAMGVHPGGDIFIHGTPSPWVGIPDWTWGCIAVSNTEMDEVYSMVRLGTKIFIYA; from the coding sequence ATGATGATCGGCGCCGCAGCAGGCGTCGCAGGCTGTTCTGCTGTGACAGAGCCGGATATCCCGACCTATTTCGGTCCCGATGTCACGCGGATTCAGGTGTTCAAGGAACAGCGCAAGATGCAGCTGCTGCATCACAACAGCCTGTTGCGGCAATATGATGTCGCGCTTGGGTTCAACCCGCGCGAGCACAAGCAGCAAGAAGGCGACGGGCGCACGCCCGAAGGGGCCTATCTGATCAACCGGCAGAACCCCAACAGCCGGTTTCACCTGTCGATCGGTATCTCTTATCCCAATGCCGATGATGTGGCGCGCGCCCGCGCGATGGGTGTCCATCCGGGCGGGGATATCTTCATCCACGGCACGCCGTCGCCTTGGGTCGGGATACCGGATTGGACCTGGGGCTGCATCGCTGTCAGCAATACCGAAATGGACGAGGTCTATTCCATGGTCCGGCTGGGCACCAAGATTTTCATCTATGCCTGA
- a CDS encoding CoA pyrophosphatase has product MPDLHQRLLDALSREGRASSDFDLNQDIALPQVQLTPAAVLFAVRAETETVILTKRSARLKHHPGQIAFAGGKQDAGDLSLTAAALREAHEEIGLSSDQVDVLGVLPPHQTVTGYLITPVLAIVHGRFDARPEANEVSEVFEVPLAHLINPAHYRTEGRHWQGRKRLYYTVPFGPYYIWGATARILRAFVDRVS; this is encoded by the coding sequence GTGCCTGACCTGCATCAGCGCCTGTTGGATGCGCTGTCCCGCGAGGGGCGCGCATCCAGTGATTTCGACCTTAACCAAGATATCGCGCTGCCGCAGGTGCAATTGACCCCTGCGGCGGTCCTGTTTGCCGTGCGGGCCGAGACGGAAACCGTGATCCTGACCAAACGGTCGGCGCGGTTGAAACATCATCCCGGCCAGATCGCCTTTGCCGGTGGCAAGCAGGATGCGGGTGATCTTTCGCTGACCGCCGCCGCCCTGCGCGAGGCGCATGAGGAAATCGGCCTTTCGTCCGATCAGGTCGATGTATTGGGCGTCTTGCCGCCGCATCAGACGGTGACGGGCTATCTGATCACGCCTGTGCTGGCGATTGTGCATGGCCGTTTTGACGCCAGGCCAGAGGCGAATGAAGTCAGTGAAGTGTTCGAGGTTCCCTTGGCCCATCTGATCAACCCCGCGCATTACCGCACCGAAGGCCGCCATTGGCAGGGGCGCAAGCGGCTGTATTACACGGTGCCTTTTGGGCCTTATTACATTTGGGGTGCGACCGCGCGTATCTTGCGTGCTTTCGTGGACCGCGTGTCATGA
- the hemH gene encoding ferrochelatase, giving the protein MTMFDAQSPAETERPATCPVHANKDHPAIKPARVGILVANLGTPDATDYWSMRRYLNEFLSDKRVIDYSAWLWQPLLQLVILTKRPFSSGAAYKSIWNEEANESPLMTITKAQTAAIRKQMVDRYGDDVRVDFCMRYGNPSTKSKVREMVEAGCTKILFFPLYPHYAGATSATANDQFFRALMDEKWQPIARVVEPYFEEPAYIEALAQSIEKAYAEIEIKPEMLICSYHGVPERYLREGDPYHCQCQKTTRLLKERLGWDNTQIKTTFQSRFGPEEWLKPYTVKEVARLAEEDGLRHIAVCAPAFSADCIETLEEINEEIKESFEEAGGEHFTYIPCLNDDAAHIDALCGVIDKNLKGWLG; this is encoded by the coding sequence ATGACCATGTTCGATGCACAATCACCCGCAGAGACGGAACGCCCTGCGACCTGTCCTGTTCATGCAAACAAGGATCACCCCGCGATCAAACCCGCGCGGGTCGGGATTCTTGTTGCGAATCTTGGCACGCCGGATGCGACGGATTACTGGTCGATGCGCCGCTATCTGAACGAATTTCTGTCCGACAAGCGGGTCATCGATTATTCCGCATGGCTCTGGCAGCCGCTGCTGCAACTGGTGATCCTGACCAAACGGCCGTTTTCCTCGGGGGCGGCCTATAAATCCATCTGGAACGAAGAGGCGAACGAAAGCCCCTTGATGACGATCACCAAGGCGCAGACAGCCGCGATCCGCAAACAGATGGTGGACCGCTACGGCGATGATGTGCGCGTTGATTTCTGCATGCGCTATGGCAATCCGTCGACCAAGTCCAAAGTGCGCGAAATGGTCGAGGCAGGCTGCACCAAGATCCTGTTCTTCCCGCTTTACCCGCATTACGCGGGGGCCACATCGGCCACGGCGAATGACCAGTTCTTCCGCGCGCTGATGGATGAAAAATGGCAGCCCATCGCGCGGGTCGTTGAACCCTATTTCGAGGAACCGGCCTATATCGAGGCTTTGGCCCAATCCATCGAAAAGGCCTATGCCGAGATCGAGATCAAGCCCGAGATGCTGATCTGTTCCTATCACGGTGTGCCGGAACGGTATCTGCGCGAAGGCGATCCCTATCATTGCCAGTGCCAGAAAACCACGCGCCTGCTGAAAGAACGGCTTGGCTGGGACAATACCCAGATCAAGACGACCTTCCAGTCGCGGTTCGGCCCAGAGGAATGGCTGAAACCCTATACCGTCAAAGAGGTCGCGCGCCTGGCCGAAGAAGACGGCCTGCGCCATATCGCTGTCTGCGCGCCCGCCTTTTCCGCCGATTGCATCGAAACGCTTGAAGAGATCAATGAAGAGATCAAGGAAAGCTTTGAAGAGGCCGGCGGCGAACATTTCACCTATATTCCCTGCCTGAACGATGATGCCGCGCATATCGACGCGCTCTGCGGCGTGATCGACAAGAACCTCAAGGGCTGGCTGGGCTGA
- a CDS encoding CCA tRNA nucleotidyltransferase, whose product MTRVTGAWLTNPAAQQLCRVLTDAGYQAWFVGGCVRNALLGAPVADLDLTTDARPDVVTQLAKAAGLKVIPTGIDHGTVTVIAQNTPFEVTTFRRDVATDGRRAVVAFADNMAEDARRRDFTMNALYAGPDGMVVDPLGGLPDLFARRVRFIEDADQRIKEDYLRILRFFRFHAWYGADGLDPDALAACAANIDGLASLSRERVTAEMFKLLSAPDPAPAVASMAAAGVLAQILPGAVAAPLAVLVHIEGAAGLAPSAIRRLAALGGDPAGALRLSKRDALALDQIASDLPLPELAYRHGSEAAIDKAAIMAAVLGQELDTNIGKNAHFAADQTFPLQAADLMPDLRGPALGQAMKKAESAWIASGFTLTKAELLRHLRG is encoded by the coding sequence ATGACACGCGTGACGGGCGCATGGTTGACCAATCCGGCTGCGCAGCAGCTGTGCCGCGTGTTGACGGATGCCGGATATCAGGCGTGGTTTGTCGGCGGTTGCGTGCGCAACGCGCTGTTGGGCGCGCCTGTCGCCGATCTGGACCTGACCACCGATGCGCGGCCCGATGTCGTCACACAGCTTGCCAAGGCGGCGGGGTTGAAGGTGATCCCAACCGGGATTGACCACGGAACAGTCACTGTTATTGCCCAAAACACCCCTTTCGAGGTCACCACCTTTCGCCGCGATGTGGCCACGGATGGCCGGCGCGCTGTCGTCGCCTTTGCCGATAACATGGCCGAGGATGCCCGCCGCCGCGATTTCACGATGAATGCGCTTTATGCCGGACCGGATGGGATGGTGGTCGATCCTTTGGGCGGTTTGCCTGATCTGTTCGCCCGCCGCGTCCGGTTTATCGAGGATGCGGATCAGCGGATCAAAGAAGATTACCTGCGCATCCTGCGGTTTTTCCGGTTTCATGCCTGGTATGGCGCGGATGGTCTTGATCCGGACGCGCTGGCCGCTTGTGCTGCCAATATTGACGGGCTGGCCAGCCTGTCGCGCGAAAGGGTCACGGCAGAGATGTTCAAACTTCTCTCTGCCCCTGATCCGGCCCCTGCCGTGGCGTCGATGGCGGCGGCGGGCGTTCTGGCGCAGATATTGCCGGGGGCGGTCGCGGCACCGCTTGCCGTTCTGGTCCATATCGAGGGCGCGGCGGGTCTAGCGCCATCGGCCATTCGCCGTCTGGCTGCGCTGGGCGGTGATCCTGCGGGCGCGTTGCGTCTGTCCAAACGCGATGCGCTGGCGCTGGACCAGATCGCGTCCGATCTGCCCTTGCCAGAGCTTGCCTATCGCCACGGGTCCGAGGCCGCGATCGACAAGGCGGCGATTATGGCGGCGGTTTTGGGGCAGGAATTAGACACTAACATTGGCAAAAACGCGCATTTCGCGGCCGATCAGACCTTTCCTTTGCAAGCCGCTGACCTGATGCCTGACCTGCGCGGACCAGCCTTGGGGCAAGCGATGAAAAAGGCCGAGTCCGCTTGGATCGCCTCTGGTTTCACGCTGACAAAGGCTGAATTGCTCCGACACTTGCGCGGGTAG
- a CDS encoding DUF6522 family protein: MKIRRTENGFTVDAADLGPLLGIAAAEVPGKMRSGEITGQSETGVDADEGRIRLTFWYAGQRLRLVCDTEGTVLTSSRAPARRNPPQPGPA; encoded by the coding sequence GTGAAGATACGCAGGACAGAAAACGGTTTCACCGTCGATGCTGCGGATCTTGGCCCCTTGCTGGGCATCGCGGCTGCCGAGGTGCCCGGCAAGATGCGCTCGGGCGAGATCACCGGCCAATCAGAAACCGGTGTGGATGCGGATGAAGGCAGGATCAGGCTGACCTTTTGGTATGCCGGGCAAAGGCTGCGCCTGGTCTGCGACACGGAAGGCACCGTCTTGACCAGCAGCCGCGCACCGGCGCGCCGCAATCCGCCGCAGCCTGGCCCGGCGTGA
- a CDS encoding CAP domain-containing protein, whose protein sequence is MDRRTMLFGLVGTSLSACATTNRPLGPDGLPLPTAYIIAPGQEATVKFRMLDSVNALRQAGRLAPVALDPQLNAAAATHARDMSIQNRPWLFGADGSSPVLRARRAGFQGRFLGETISESYESEIATLTAWMNDERTRAVIMDPEARLMGFSWFQEPASKLWWVLNMGAAPGLAGGLS, encoded by the coding sequence ATGGACAGACGCACGATGCTTTTCGGCCTTGTCGGAACAAGTCTTTCCGCTTGTGCAACGACGAACCGGCCATTGGGCCCTGACGGGCTGCCTCTGCCGACCGCCTATATCATTGCACCCGGCCAAGAAGCGACGGTCAAGTTCCGCATGCTCGACAGCGTCAATGCGCTGCGTCAGGCGGGACGGCTTGCGCCGGTCGCGCTTGACCCGCAATTGAATGCGGCGGCAGCGACACATGCGCGCGACATGTCGATCCAGAACCGGCCCTGGCTGTTCGGTGCCGATGGGTCCAGCCCCGTGCTGCGCGCGCGCCGTGCCGGTTTCCAAGGCCGGTTCCTGGGCGAGACGATCTCGGAATCCTACGAATCCGAAATTGCGACCCTGACCGCCTGGATGAATGACGAACGCACACGCGCAGTGATCATGGACCCCGAGGCGCGGTTGATGGGCTTTTCCTGGTTCCAGGAACCGGCCAGCAAATTGTGGTGGGTGCTGAATATGGGCGCGGCCCCCGGTTTGGCTGGCGGGTTATCCTGA
- a CDS encoding ComF family protein, with protein MMRMQSVIRAIYPAQCVACETQTQAENGLCGSCWRETRFIDGTICDSCGTPLPGESDGQRLQCDDCMVIARPWDRGRAALIYTGIGRKLVLGLKHGDRTDLAQPAGLWMARLARALIHPDTIVVPVPLHRLRLVRRRYNQAALLAQVIARDLQRPVCVDALLRPRKTAPLEGHSRDARFAALSGQITVHPRQQAQIAGKHVLLVDDVMTSGATLAACTEALLHGGAAGVSTITLARVVKDA; from the coding sequence ATGATGCGGATGCAAAGCGTGATCAGGGCGATCTATCCGGCGCAATGCGTCGCATGCGAGACTCAGACACAGGCTGAAAACGGGCTTTGCGGCAGCTGCTGGCGTGAAACCCGGTTCATCGACGGCACGATCTGCGACAGCTGCGGCACGCCCCTGCCCGGTGAGAGCGATGGCCAGCGGCTGCAATGCGACGATTGCATGGTCATCGCGCGGCCTTGGGACCGGGGACGTGCGGCGCTGATCTATACCGGGATCGGGCGCAAGCTGGTGCTGGGGCTGAAACATGGCGACCGCACCGACCTGGCGCAGCCAGCGGGCCTGTGGATGGCGCGGCTGGCGCGGGCCTTGATCCATCCCGACACAATCGTCGTGCCGGTCCCGCTGCACCGGCTGCGGTTGGTGCGGCGGCGCTATAACCAGGCCGCCTTGCTGGCGCAGGTCATCGCGCGCGACCTGCAACGGCCTGTCTGTGTCGATGCGCTCCTGCGCCCGCGCAAGACCGCCCCTTTGGAAGGACATAGCCGCGATGCCCGTTTTGCCGCGCTGTCCGGCCAGATCACCGTGCACCCGAGACAACAGGCGCAGATCGCGGGCAAACATGTGCTGTTGGTCGATGATGTGATGACCTCTGGCGCGACATTGGCGGCCTGCACAGAGGCGCTTTTGCACGGCGGTGCCGCAGGGGTTTCGACGATAACACTGGCACGCGTCGTCAAGGATGCCTAA
- a CDS encoding ABC transporter ATP-binding protein, with the protein MKPERWIDPFERAEGSPPQTLMAFLRWCLGGALPVIGLGAFVSALAGLLEVATALMLGWVIDAAVGSQAQSYFSTNLWLLVGVGAFFVILRPIILGLSGMFQGVVLGPALNNLVLSRLHRHSLGQSVTFFDNDFAGRIAQKQMQGARATTDFVVDMIQTVAYALASLVGSVVLLLTIDYRTAGVLALWVLAYVWLITFYMPRIRIRSQARAAKRAMVTGQVVDTITNIKTVKLFAHDAFEDRAATDAMETYWGSAVHFGWLSTSFRFWLMGLGGLLPVLLVGTTLYFWSVGAATAGDIAAAGAISLRLAQMTGWVSFTLMGIYANVGEIEDAMQTLSPAHQLVDAPSAVALQPKGGAIELRDVTFSYGGGPGGLDHVSLSIASGEKLGIVGASGAGKSTLVALLLRLYDTEQGQVLIDGHDIRDVTQESLRRQIAMVTQETAMFNRSARDNIRYGKPEATQQEVEAAAIKAEAHDFIQGLRDFKGRKGYDSHLGERGVKLSGGQRQRIAIARAILKDAPILVLDEATSALDSEVEAAIQESLDIIMDGKTVIAIAHRLSTLAVMDRIVVLDGGRIVEQGTHADLLAKDGLYARYWNRQSGGFINVQDAAE; encoded by the coding sequence GTGAAACCGGAACGCTGGATCGACCCTTTTGAACGCGCCGAAGGATCACCGCCACAGACGCTGATGGCGTTTTTGCGCTGGTGTCTGGGCGGGGCCTTGCCTGTGATCGGCTTGGGCGCTTTCGTCTCTGCGCTGGCGGGCCTGCTGGAGGTTGCCACGGCGCTGATGCTGGGCTGGGTGATCGACGCTGCCGTTGGCAGTCAGGCGCAATCCTATTTCAGCACGAATCTGTGGTTGCTGGTCGGTGTCGGCGCGTTTTTCGTGATCTTGCGGCCGATCATTCTGGGCCTGTCGGGGATGTTTCAGGGCGTCGTGCTGGGGCCTGCGCTGAACAATCTTGTGCTGTCGCGGCTGCACCGGCATTCGCTGGGCCAGTCGGTCACGTTTTTTGACAATGATTTCGCGGGGCGGATCGCGCAGAAACAGATGCAGGGCGCGCGGGCGACGACGGATTTCGTGGTCGATATGATCCAGACGGTTGCCTATGCGCTGGCCTCGCTGGTTGGGTCGGTCGTGTTGCTGCTGACGATTGATTACCGCACGGCGGGTGTGCTGGCGCTTTGGGTGCTGGCCTATGTCTGGCTGATCACCTTTTACATGCCGCGCATCCGCATCCGGTCGCAGGCGCGCGCGGCCAAACGGGCGATGGTGACGGGGCAGGTCGTCGATACGATCACCAATATCAAGACGGTCAAGCTGTTCGCCCATGACGCATTCGAGGATCGCGCCGCCACCGATGCGATGGAAACCTATTGGGGATCGGCCGTGCATTTCGGCTGGCTGTCCACATCCTTCCGGTTTTGGCTGATGGGGCTGGGCGGGCTGTTGCCCGTGCTGCTGGTGGGCACGACGCTTTATTTCTGGTCGGTGGGTGCGGCCACGGCGGGGGATATCGCCGCTGCCGGTGCCATTTCGCTGCGTCTGGCGCAGATGACCGGCTGGGTCAGTTTTACGCTGATGGGTATCTACGCCAATGTCGGCGAGATCGAGGATGCGATGCAGACCCTGTCGCCTGCCCATCAGCTGGTTGATGCGCCAAGCGCCGTTGCATTGCAGCCCAAGGGCGGCGCGATTGAATTGCGCGATGTGACCTTCAGCTATGGGGGCGGGCCGGGGGGTTTGGACCATGTCAGCCTGTCGATTGCATCCGGTGAAAAGCTGGGGATCGTCGGCGCCTCGGGTGCGGGCAAATCCACGCTGGTGGCTTTGCTGTTGCGGCTTTACGACACCGAACAGGGCCAAGTGCTGATCGACGGTCATGACATCCGCGACGTGACGCAGGAAAGCTTGCGCCGCCAGATCGCGATGGTCACGCAGGAAACCGCGATGTTCAACCGGTCTGCCCGCGATAATATCCGTTACGGCAAACCCGAGGCCACGCAGCAAGAGGTCGAGGCAGCGGCGATCAAGGCCGAGGCGCATGACTTCATCCAAGGCTTGCGCGATTTCAAAGGGCGCAAAGGGTATGATTCCCATTTGGGCGAACGCGGCGTGAAACTGTCGGGCGGCCAGCGCCAGCGCATCGCCATCGCCCGTGCGATCCTCAAAGACGCGCCGATCCTTGTGCTGGACGAGGCGACCAGCGCGCTGGATTCAGAGGTCGAGGCCGCTATTCAAGAATCGCTTGATATCATCATGGACGGCAAAACCGTCATCGCCATCGCGCACCGGCTGTCCACTTTGGCGGTGATGGACCGGATCGTCGTGCTTGACGGCGGGCGCATTGTGGAACAAGGCACCCATGCCGATCTATTGGCCAAGGACGGGCTTTATGCCCGCTATTGGAACCGGCAGTCGGGTGGGTTCATCAATGTGCAGGATGCTGCGGAATAA
- a CDS encoding class I SAM-dependent RNA methyltransferase: MLTIESLTHLGLGRASDGRSLIARVLPGEEIDVAQDGTMRIVTPSVDRVAAPCRHFKTCGGCAMQHASDDFVASWKQDIVARALAAHGLHPAFRAVATSPVQSRRRAKFAGRRTKKGALVGFHGKASHVLIDVPDCQLVTPALLAAMPALQELTLLAASRKGEVDLTVTETALGADVLVGTDKDLTPDLRVTLAALANAHGLSRLVWNDEPVVTINPPHQDFGGTKVTPPPGAFLQATKQGEAALLAAVDEITQGAARIVDLFAGCGTFTLPLATRAEAHAVESDSAMLTALDRGWRAGRSLRKVTTEARDLFRRPLEPDELGKYDAAVIDPPRAGAEAQIAALARSDIKTIAMVSCNPVTFARDAKVLVDAGFAMPWVQVVDQFRWSPHVEIVSPFTRK; this comes from the coding sequence ATGCTGACAATCGAAAGCCTGACCCATTTGGGGCTTGGCCGCGCCTCGGATGGCCGGTCGCTGATCGCGCGCGTGCTGCCGGGCGAGGAAATCGACGTGGCCCAGGACGGGACCATGCGGATCGTCACGCCTTCGGTTGACCGGGTCGCCGCCCCTTGCCGTCATTTCAAGACCTGTGGTGGCTGTGCGATGCAACATGCCAGCGATGATTTCGTGGCCAGCTGGAAACAGGATATCGTCGCGCGTGCGCTGGCGGCCCATGGTCTGCATCCTGCGTTTCGTGCTGTTGCCACCTCGCCCGTGCAATCGCGGCGCAGGGCCAAATTCGCGGGACGCCGCACCAAAAAGGGTGCGCTGGTGGGCTTTCACGGCAAGGCCTCGCATGTCTTGATCGATGTGCCGGATTGTCAGCTGGTCACGCCTGCGCTGCTGGCGGCCATGCCCGCCTTGCAGGAATTGACCCTGCTGGCCGCATCCCGCAAGGGCGAGGTTGATCTGACCGTCACCGAAACAGCGCTGGGCGCGGATGTGCTGGTCGGCACCGACAAGGACCTGACGCCCGATCTGCGCGTGACCTTGGCCGCTTTGGCCAATGCGCATGGCCTGTCGCGGCTGGTCTGGAACGACGAACCCGTGGTCACGATCAACCCGCCGCATCAGGATTTCGGCGGCACCAAGGTCACACCGCCCCCCGGTGCGTTTTTGCAAGCGACCAAGCAGGGCGAGGCTGCGCTGCTGGCCGCGGTGGATGAGATCACGCAAGGTGCCGCGCGCATCGTCGACCTGTTTGCGGGCTGCGGCACCTTTACCCTGCCGCTGGCTACCCGGGCCGAGGCTCATGCGGTGGAATCTGATTCTGCCATGCTGACCGCGCTCGACCGTGGCTGGCGTGCGGGCCGCAGCCTGCGCAAGGTCACCACAGAGGCCCGCGACCTGTTCCGCCGTCCGCTGGAACCCGACGAGCTTGGCAAATATGATGCTGCCGTCATCGACCCGCCCCGCGCGGGGGCCGAGGCGCAGATCGCGGCGCTGGCAAGATCCGACATCAAGACCATCGCCATGGTTTCCTGCAATCCGGTGACATTCGCCCGCGACGCCAAGGTCCTGGTCGATGCCGGTTTCGCCATGCCTTGGGTGCAGGTGGTGGACCAGTTCCGCTGGTCGCCGCATGTGGAAATCGTGTCACCGTTCACACGAAAATGA
- a CDS encoding SAM-dependent methyltransferase: MGDMTMPPPLVDRTALTRHRARALPDHLFLHQIIADEIQERLIEVNRSFRSIAIVTGFPDFWRARYPQAVIVADDDLLALTPGAHDLVLHVMALHWANDPVGQLVQCRHALQPDGLLLAACLGGQTLHELRIALAEAETAVTGGLSPRVAPMGEIRDLGALLQRAGLALPVADGAKTTVSYANMFHLMHDLRKMGETNALTQRLRSMTRRKVLTQAASIYAQHYRNPANRVDATFEIIMLTGWAPADSQPQPLRPGSAKSRLADALGAKEIQLDRSKD, encoded by the coding sequence ATGGGCGACATGACCATGCCGCCGCCTCTTGTTGACCGGACTGCCCTGACGCGGCATCGCGCCCGCGCGCTGCCGGATCATCTGTTCCTGCATCAGATCATCGCAGATGAAATTCAGGAAAGACTGATCGAGGTTAACAGATCGTTTAGATCAATCGCCATCGTGACCGGTTTCCCCGATTTCTGGCGCGCGCGCTATCCGCAGGCGGTGATCGTGGCCGATGATGACCTTTTGGCGCTGACCCCCGGCGCGCATGATCTGGTGCTGCATGTGATGGCGCTGCATTGGGCCAATGATCCGGTCGGGCAATTGGTGCAATGCCGCCATGCCTTGCAGCCAGACGGGTTGCTGCTGGCGGCCTGTCTTGGCGGGCAGACCCTGCATGAACTGCGCATCGCCCTGGCCGAGGCGGAAACCGCTGTCACCGGCGGGCTGTCGCCACGCGTGGCCCCGATGGGCGAGATCCGCGATCTGGGCGCCTTGCTGCAACGTGCCGGGCTGGCGCTGCCGGTGGCGGATGGGGCCAAAACGACGGTCAGCTATGCCAATATGTTCCATCTGATGCATGATTTGCGCAAGATGGGTGAAACCAATGCCCTGACCCAGCGTCTGCGGTCAATGACACGGCGCAAGGTGCTGACGCAGGCCGCCAGTATCTATGCGCAGCATTACCGCAATCCCGCCAACCGCGTGGATGCCACGTTTGAAATCATCATGCTGACCGGCTGGGCCCCCGCAGACAGCCAGCCCCAGCCCCTGCGCCCCGGCAGTGCAAAAAGCCGCTTGGCCGATGCTTTGGGGGCAAAAGAAATACAGCTCGACAGGTCCAAGGATTGA